The region caatatcactgtgatgcgcttggacagaccagctcatgtgtttgcggtAGAAGAGatgaaagatgataagccatggtattacgacatcaagtgtttccttcagaaccagattTATCCTCCTAGAGCATccgtgaaagataggaagactttgaggagactGTCAGGCGATTtttacctcaatggtgatgtgctttataagagaaaccttgacatggtcctgctcagatgcgtggatagacacgaagcagacctgttgatgactgaggtccacgagggttcatttggtactcattccaatggacatgacatggctagaaagatgttgagagcaggctactattggctgacaatggagtctgattgctgcaaatatatgaagaaatgccataagtgtcagatttatgcggataagattcatattcccccgacacttctgaatgtaatttcatcaccatggcctttctccatgtggggaattgacatgattggcatgatagagccgaaagcgtctaatggacacagatttattctcgtcgcaattgattactttaccaagtgggttgaagcgacatcatatgcaaatgtgatcaggcaggtggtcgtgaagtttattaagaatcaactcatatgtcgttatggtgtgccagataagatcattactgataatggatctaacttgaacaacaagatgatgaaagaactgtgtagtgagttcaagattgcgcatcacaactcttctccttatagacccaagatgaatggggctgttgaagctgctaataagaatatcaagaagattatccaaaagatggttgtcacgtataaggattggcatgagatgttgccatttgctttacatggatatcgtacgtctgtccgcacttcaataggggcaacccctttctctcttgtttatggcatggaggctgtactcccagtagaggtggagatcccatcaatgagagtcttgatggaagccaagttgactgatgatgaatgggttcagagtcgttatgatcagctgaatttgatcgaagagaagagattaactgccatgtgccatggacaattatatcaacaaaggatgaagaaagattttgataagaaggtcaagcctcgtgtgttccgagaaggtgaccttgtgctcaagaaagtcttgtctttcacgcccgattccaggggcaagtggactccaaactatgaaggtccatatgttgttaggagagccttttcaggcggtgctttgatacttacaactatggatggggaggatttcactcgtcctgtgaattcagatgcagtcaagaaatactttgcctaaaataaaaacagaatagctcgctaagttgaaaactcaaaaaggcggcttaggcaaaaatgagcgtctcggtggattgaaaacccgaaagggcggtccaggcaaaagttagagacataaaaaatgaatatatgtatcccgctagattgagtacctcaccctggggcaatctaggcaaaaattagggatttggcaagtaactgcatcctgacaagactttgttctacaagtCGTCTTTTGTTAAAGAAtttcgctcagtcatcatcaaccgaagcttcaaatacatcggattcagaattggtggagaaatggttattatgttcaatgtagcccttttccaatatatatcaccaatttcaaacttgtaaagatctatggagtcttgccatttgcagacttccattccatcaaataaatttgagccttttatccaattatttgcactcttgtttgtttctattcaacaaacaccttgcatgctttaattgagaaaatatcattgttttgaataatcgaatttttcataacttgtttttaaacaaagtgaacattcacaatgatgaaaggatacttaggagatcctcagtgctctcccaaggatggtatgatccccaacaggtTAAGACTTTTTTTCgtattcctggcatgactgtatcttcttcctccgaAGCCTTTTGGGGTTTTCCTACTGGTTAGAGTGTTTGGTGACTCTTCCCGTCAGCAGAGTAGCAACCTTTCCTACTCAGCAGACGTGATCTCTTTGGTGAGTAGGGTACTTGGTGtttgatccccagaatccctttatccctcggatagattccccagtagagttgcttatgtgtggattttatctgtgcgataactcctgtccccagctggaatgactgatgatTGTCCCCTGCAGGGATCTTTGcaacctggctttctctcttgagatgtagtaccggcTGTTTGAGTGCTTATTCcttggagctgtttgtgttagaaatgtttgtttgtcagcattcatcatacataaaccacgcatgtgtgcatataattttcaaacattcggatattcatattgcattctttgccatgtatctttgtttgttattccctgctagttggtaatGCATTTCCCAAGCAGACgtcggtgtctgatctccccatgaagagtcagccccttaagtagaaagtgtttatccttccttccgcattccccactgagttatatcctcgtggacgacggttgttttttcttcctcccaacacatatattgggataggtttccctattgagttatatcctcactaggccgagtcttgattcagtttgcctctttggtttgatcctaaattggccttcttgtgactgtttcctgcaCTCCCCagtggtataaatgaataattgctcgGTAATTAGTgatcattcatcttatcctcggcggagtctgtggttttctatccagtatccggtagttgtaaaccctatttttttccctttgcagagttaacctttttgcTCATCCTAAatgatgacggttactcttccgtggttttctaccccgtatccggtagatgtaatcccctcattgacggttatcattatccaatattcggtgttgatattcccccattctcttggataattgctctgattaggcagtttatccccagcaagtcatctttcatgtACCGGTTGACGGTAATGTTTGTGGCTcccccttgaatggtcatcattatatacctagtttcggtgtcccgatgcctttctttgtcggtcgatttatcctttattaacccagtaaccggttgtggataatcttccatgcgagtgtattatctatgttctgacggtaatagataatatatctcatgcactctttgatcgaagctttttgttcttccccagttgagtaagattcgtatccctgttttggaatcgaatgtccatcctgtcgcaacgcgaaaaacaaccggcgggaaaaacaaaacaaacagagccgccactgtgcgttatttatcccgaaggagggaaaggaaacgctcgaagtaaacctggaaaggacatggtctcacgaccagagactgatgggatcgggagtcggttatgtgaagggaaggtattagcacccctacgcatccgtcgtactcgacgggatccacgctcagaaaggatagaagaaaggatgctaaataactgctcaaacACTACACACACGCTGGAATCAAACGCAGATGAAAGACGGAGGAaagggactcggcaggatattgcatcctgggcctacgtagtttgtcatacacaaacatcagagtcgacgtagttcggggggaatgggaaacgtgctcgctaggatgtcgcatcctatgcatacgtatcttctctaaccagagaaagaatcagagcacccgtagctcggctaacgcacgccaaacaaaacgctgaaagaagacgctgagacgtcaaacgacACACACAACCGcaaactggaaacggaatgccaatcgctgggcttacatccgactccacaaaagaaacacaaacaggaatccgaatgccaatcgcgggacttacatcagactccagGCAAACAAACGCAAgtaggatacggaatgccaatcgctggtcttacatccatctcctaacacacactacacaaaagggttgaaaagaaaaaagggcgcccggagagatcagctcatctcctgcctacgtacctcatctggtatgaggatcagggcgacgtagttccccataacaggggagaaacttctatcctgaccagagactgggaaatgacaaactagaagggagactgactcgagcctaatagttatcatgtaatccacaatagtcctaggttgaggtttctaacaagagtttgactcacacaggcagtgagtcaactcaagtctatctctacgtacattcaacttccttgaaagttgatcatacgactcctacagaaaggagataagaagcaaaacagataaacatcaaaagcaatcagcacacactatacgcaaacaagtgggctcaagcaaggtggggctttagtcaaggggtcatatcgaccttgacaaacaagccaactggaaagggtggtcaggctcttaacctctaacattgagagttagggtgagcagatgaaatggagatgagggttatgcctcatagctcttaacccgggcctgggtgagcttgaatcaaagaatgtgtgggagtccagaatgaggaacttTATTCCACATGACcgacacaacaagattttgggtttttattcaaagtgcatcaacacagggtgtgagcaagatgaaagacactactgaatagcaggggatggattgcacatcccttttatctgccaatgcctcttcacttaggaggtctttatatgtacaaggcacaaagataaataaccacaaacattgcctcttaaggagggcttcagacaggtgcctgccaacataacatgacaggtcttccaaactacatgaagagtaggaagttacctaagtggtatgccaaccacaagtaaagcaaagttcaaatgaacttaaagcaacttaggtacctgtgaaaacaaccaaacaatcagtatagtattcaaacaaaacaatcagaaagtctaacagtgagacaaccaatcatcagacaacatcaatgcaaggcatgagatgcaagcaaactaaattaATCCATGATCCAtaagacctacaaaacagcagGGTTAGTCAACCAAgataacttgtatctcaagtgatgatACCATATCAACCAATGTGGTTAATTGCTTGAAAACCTGAAATGCACAGCtcaaaatgtgagtccaaacccctaaggcaaagcctagggtcaaaagtgaagaaaaaattcaaaaaagaagctaatactcaacacaaagcaactttaatcaatcatgaacatgtcctaaaaaggaccaagtcaaaatcattaagcatgttcatttcatgtgcaagagaaggcaagggcaaattcaaagctcacaattgatcatcatgaatgaaaattccacatcaaaacaaaaatgactcaaacaattatggaaattttcatgaggatacaacatgtccaatacaatcatcatgccaaaaatcataaacagGGGAGCTCAATTGGCTAGGCAATAAAAATGGAGAAGCtagacatccaattgtgtgacacaaattgtcacacctaaagtacatgtgtcccaaacagtgaagacaatagcaaaaaatgccaaataaaatcacacaaatccatcaacatgttaagactcatcatgcaaaatttcatggcaattggagcattattgagcatttcatgatagaaagaatgAGGCAATGTTACAAATGCACACATGTCCACATGATCAACCACAATTcaaattccagaaatgataaaatcctaaaatcaacaccaaaaaattctagacattccaaggatcatgtagcaaaaaacctggaattaattgaatcatttttcaatctgatatgcatttttgaagttggcaAAAATATTTGAAGTAAAATGAACAAGACATACATtgaaatggagggaaaagcaaaagaatgaattaatttgaaaaagtgGCGTAGGCAGGAATCAAAGGGAGTATTGCATGTTATCAGCGCTCAGCACAAAAAATAAATCTCAAACGCGCCCAGCAGGAATCAAACCTGCTCCCTGTAGGTTCAAAGCGCGCCAAGCCTAGACTTAAACCCACTCGGCCAAGGTTCTTGCTACAACATGAAATGCAGCGTTTCGCTACATAACCTTATCCACCACACCAGACGCCGGAACAgtagttccggtcgtcttctccgaccgtgtacacggcggagctgcaacttttttttttccagaattttacaAACTATATACtgttggaaaggtcttgatgaGTAGATTCCAAATATCATAAAAGCTAAGCCTAATTCTCAACATATTTTCTGGATCGAAGGAAATAAGTTTCTAAATctaaactttaattcaacataacttcttcatttttcatccaaatttcatgaaatttatatcagaataACTAGTGATGAAAGCTCTACAAGTTTATGTACATAAAATCAAGATTTATGAGATTCAAatttttgacctcttgaagaacaatcAATGGCAGCAGTGGATCCAAGGCCTTGCAAGTGTTAAAATTTTCTCCTCTACTCTTGTTATGAAGTCTTTTCCATCCTACCGTCCTAAAATAAAACATAAATCATGCAGATCCGCATCAAGTTCCATTGATAATCAAACTTTTATAGTCCGATATGACTTTGATAATCCTATTTACCAAGCTGATGAAGGTGGTGAGAAAGATTGTGAACTCCCCGAAGAGTTGTCCAGGCTTTTACAGTAGGAATCAAGAGTCATCCAACCGCATCAAGAGACAATAGAGATTGTGAACCTCGGATCAGAGGAGGAAAAGAAAGAAGTTAAGGTAGGTGCAGCCCTCGATGACGAGGTGAAAGGAAAGTTGATTGAACTCTTGCGAGAGTATATGGATGTATTCtcttggtcttatcaggatatggCAGGGCTAGATACGGAtattgtggtgcatcgattacctctcAAAGAAGAATGCTCCCCGGTGaagcagaaattgagaaggaCTCGTCCCGACATGGCCAttaagatcaaagaagaggtcCAAAAGCAATTGGATGTTGGTTTTTTAGCAGTGGTAAattatcctcagtgggtggctAACATCGTAGttgtgccaaagaaagatggtaaagtacGCATGTGCATTGATTACCGAGACTTGAATAGGGCGAGCCCTAAAGACGATTTCCCGTTACCTCACAtcaatgtgttggtagacaatacggccCAATTCTCGgtattttccttcatggatgggttctctggatacaatcaaataaaaatggcaccagaggacatggagaagacaacgTTCATCACCCCTTGGGCACTTTTTATtacaaagtgatgccattcgGCTTAAAGAATACGGGTGCGACATATCAGCGTACAATGGtcactctctttcatgatatgattcataaagagattgaagtatatgttgacgatatgatcgcaAAATCCCAAACTGAGGAGGAGCATTTGGTTCATCTCGAGAAACTGTTCGCACGGTTAAGGAAGTTCCGACTGAGGTTAAATCTATATAAGTGCACATTTGGGGTAACATCTGGCAAGTTGCTAGGTTTTATCGTAAGCCAACGAGGCATTGAAGTCGATCCCGACAAAGTTAAAGCAATACAGAACATGCCAGCACCGAAAAATGAGAAGGAGGTTCGTGGATTCTTGAGGCGATTGAACTACATAGCTAAATTCATATCTCACCTCACGGCCACCTGCGAGCCGATATTCAAATTACTCCGTAAGGATCAAGCAATCGAGTGGAACGACAAATGCCATAATGCATTTGAGAAGATAAAAGAATACTTACAAGAACCACCGATCTTGATGCCACCTATTCCAGGCAGACCTCTTATTATGTACCTCACGGTTCTTGATGGATCGATGGGGTGTGTTCTCGGACAGCATGATGAGAcgggtagaaaagagcatgcgatttactacctgagtaaaaagtTCACAGACTGCGAAAGCAGGTACTCATTGCTCGAGAAGACgtgttgtgcattggcttgggccGCCAAACGCTTGAGGCAGTATATGATGACACATACAACTCTCTTGATTTCCAAAATGGACCCTATCAAGTATATATTCGATAAGCCTGCTCTCACAGGAAGAGTTGCTCGGTGGTAGATGGCgttaacagagtatgacatccaatacgtcacacaaaaagccatcaaaggtagcGTGTTGTCTGACTACCTGGCTCATCAACCAGTGGATGACTACCAGCTCATGCGCTTTGACTTTCTggatgaggacatcatgtttgTTAGAGATTGGGGTGTTCTAGAACCAGAAAGGGGACCAGAACCAGGATCGCGATGGACGGTCGTGTTCGATGGACCCTTTAATGCTCAAGGAAATGGGATAGGGGCAATCATCACCTCCCCAACTGGGTTTCATCTCCCTTTCACTGCGAGACTATGTTTCgactgtaccaacaatatggcagaatacgAAGCATGTATCTTCGGTTTGGAAGCGACTATTGACTTAAAGATCAAGATCTTAGAAGTCTATGGAGATTCCGCGTTGGTAATCAGCCAAATCAGAGGAGATTGGGAAGTTCGTGATCCCAAGTTGATCCCCTACAGAGAACATGTTTTGAAGCTGATACTGTATTTCGATGAAGTTACATTCCATCATATTCCCCGAGCGGAAAATCAATTGGATGATGCTCTGGCCACCTTGGCTTCCAAGTTTAAggtcaaatggaagaatgaagcacctTCTTTCCAACTTTATTACTTGGATGAGCCAACGTACTGTTTAGCGGTTGAAAAGGAATCAGACGGTCACCCatggtttcacgacatcaaaaAGTATCTAGAGAAGCAAGAGTATCCAGAGGATGCATCCATTACGGACAAGAAGTACCTTCGAAAGCTCTCGGCTAAGTTCTTCTTAAGCGGAgaagtgttgtacaagagaaattaCAACTCggtcctgctcagatgcgtggatagacacgaaaaCAGACCGGTTCATAATGGAAATACACGAAGGATCCTTCGGTACACACGCCAGTGGGCACACTATGGTAAAAAAGATCTTGAtggcaggttattactggatgacgATGGAGATCGATTGTCATCGACACGTCCAGACATgccataaatgccaaatttatgcaGACAAGATCCATGTGCCACCGGTTCCGCTCAATGTCTTGACATCACCATGGCggttcgccatgtggggcatcaACGTGATTGGGAGTATTGAGCCAGCTGCCTCGAAcgggcatcgcttcatccttgtggccatagactatttcaccaaatgggtggagGCAGTCTCATATGCAAATGTCATGAAGCAAGTGGTGGCTCGCTTCTTGAAGAAGGAAATCATATGTCGGTATGGAATCCCTAATAAGATCATCATAGACAACGGGTCTAACctcaacaacaaaatgataaAAGAGTTGTGTAAGGAtttcaagatcgagcatcacaattcaTCGCCATATCGcccaaagatgaatggggcagttgaggcagccaataagaacatcaaaaagatcgTTCAGAAGATGGTGCAAACATACAAAGACTGACATGAAATGCTTccgtttgctttacatggataccGTGCATCGATACATACTTCCACTGAGGCAACGCCGTTCTCGTTAGTGTATAGAATGGATGCAGTGCTACCTAtcgaagtagagattccttccttGAGAATATTAAcggatgtcaagctggacgaagccgaaTGGGTGCAAGCAAGGTTGGATCAACTTAACCTCATCGATGAGAAACGCCTGACGTCCATATGCCACAGACAGCTATATCAGAGGCGGTTGAAAAGAGCTTTTGACAGAAAAGTTTGCCCCCGAAACCTTGAGGTTGGGGACTTGGTGATAAGAAAGATTCTGCCTATTCATCCCGATCCGCGCGGAAAGTGGACACCCAACTACCAAGGTCCTTATGTGGTAAGGAAGGTTTTCTCTAGAGGAGCTTTAATCCTAtcaaccatggatggtgaagatctcCCATCCCCCGTAAATGCTGACACAGTAAAAAAGTACTTCGCCTGATAAACCTGCTAAGTTGATCCTTAAGGACAAttcaggcaaaaaagggtatcccggtggaccataaaaagaaaaaggtccaggaaaaagttagggataaatcaaaaaaagaaaatgaaccCGCTAAGTTGGTCCTTAggggcgacttaggcaaaaaaaaaaGGGCATCCTTGTAGaccgaaaacccgaaagggcggtctaggcaaaagttagggattataTAAAGGCAAGTGGCGGCAGTTCGGGAAGGATCTCCGTACCCTGTCATCATAAACGAGGGAATTCCATAAAGGAAGGATCGATCCAATCACCGCGTTCAGAAGCGAAGAAATAGGATATCTGAGGACATAAGGGCTATAGCAAGATGAGGACCCAATGGAGGCTTAAGTCATTGTAACTGTCTTTTCCATTTTTCGCAATTACCTCTTTAAGGAGTTGCTTCCTATTGTAAATCACCCGTTTCCCGGGTTCATCATCAATAAAGAAAAGTATTGTCATTCAGATGCGCTCAGTCTTTTATAGTTTTCTTTTTGTTTGCAAAGATGAATAAAACTTGTTAATAAACAATGCTTTGAAAATTGTGGGGAAATAACAACAATACGTTCAAAGCGAGCATGAAGTTGCTCTTCTATGAGAAGTGTCTGAAGGATAATCACTGTGTCAAAGATATGATGGCCCGGTCCACGTAGGATGTTTGACCCATGAGTCTCGCCCTGGTTCAGTTGATTCCTCAGGGAGAAAGATAGCTAGCCTGGTGGTTCAAATCCAGCTTGGGTGTTCCGGGAGGCCCGAGGCTTGCTCAGTGTTATCCGTGATCCAGGAGACCGTGATGTTGGGAAGTCAGATCCCCGTGCCATTTCCTACCATGCCTTCTAGCCAAAAGCCTGACCACGCATCAGTATTGCATATATAATAATCATTCATAACATTGCATCCCCAAAAAAGGACGTAGCATATTCCATCAagatggagcattacgccatacAAACTAAACATGCATAACTTCATAAAAGTCTTTCTCGAAAGCATAAAAGAATCCTCCGTTGAGACATTTTTCCTCCCTAGTTGTGAATAATCTCCTGAAGCCCTCGAGTGGTATTCCCCGCAGGTTTTA is a window of Lathyrus oleraceus cultivar Zhongwan6 chromosome 6, CAAS_Psat_ZW6_1.0, whole genome shotgun sequence DNA encoding:
- the LOC127094143 gene encoding uncharacterized protein LOC127094143, which translates into the protein MAEYEACIFGLEATIDLKIKILEVYGDSALVISQIRGDWEVRDPKLIPYREHVLKLILYFDEVTFHHIPRAENQLDDALATLASKFKVKWKNEAPSFQLYYLDEPTYCLAVEKESDGHPWFHDIKKYLEKQEYPEDASITDKKYLRKLSAKFFLSGEVLYKRNYNSVLLRCVDRHENRPVHNGNTRRILRYTRQWAHYGKKDLDGRLLLDDDGDRLSSTRPDMP